A region of Colletotrichum higginsianum IMI 349063 chromosome 10, whole genome shotgun sequence DNA encodes the following proteins:
- a CDS encoding Protocatechuate 3: MQLQLLTLAAAAATLLSGVAVAHPGHHDAPSHAEIARRSNLAKRCSVQAGQFAEVRKKRAAERRSLVSRSLPPVRRGTNVTIHTEGPHYSTIQNDTCVLTPEVTRGPYTWPQSQMLRQDMSEDQAGVPLYLDIGVLNVNTCEVMPDVLVDLWHCNATGFYSSFIHHNPNTPFLELIDQLNVTLGPDMDIHTDDTTFLRGIWPTDANGIMEMKTVFPGFYVDRTIHIHALVHTDWTVRSNGTVVASNIVSSGQLFFDEDLSRQIMALEPYIGHTEINRTTNDIDTIFADEFAGSWNPNMVVEPLDGEDVTKGMLAYITIGIEA, from the exons ATGCAGCTTCAGCtcctcaccctcgccgccgccgccgcgaccctGCTCTCGGGCGTGGCCGTAGCTCACCCGGGACACCACGACGCCCCGAGCCACGCGGAGATCGCCCGCCGCTCGAACCTCGCGAAGCGCTGCTCCGTCCAGGCCGGCCAGTTCGCCGAGGTTCGCAAgaagcgcgccgccgagagacGCTCGCTCGTCAGCCGCTCGCTCCCTCCCGTCCGGCGCGGCACGAACGTTACCATCCACACCGAGGGCCCTCACTACAGCACCATCCAGAACGACACGTGCGTCCTGACCCCCGAGGTCACCAGGGGCCCTTACACCTGGCCGCAATCGCAGATGCTACGCCAGGACATGAGCGAGGACCAGGCCGGCGTCCCGCTGTACCTGGACATTGGCGTCCTCAACGTAAACACGTGCGAGGTTATGCCTGACGTCCTGGTCGACCTGTGGCACTGCAATGCC ACCGGATTCTACAGCTCCTTCATCCACCACAACCCCAACACCCCCTTCTTGGAGCTCATCGACCAGCTCAACGTCACCCTTGGCCCGGACATGGACATCCACACCGATGACACCACCTTTCTGCGCGGCATCTGGCCCACGGACGCTAACGGCATCATGGAGATGAAGACCGTCTTCCCCGGCTTTTACGTCGATCGCACCATCCACATCCACGCCCTGGTCCACACCGACTGGACCGTCCGCAgcaacggcaccgtcgtcgcctccaACATCGTCAGCAGTGGCcagctcttcttcgacgaggacctcaGCCGGCAGATCATGGCGCTCGAGCCCTACATCGGCCACACCGAGATCAACCGCACCACCAACGACATCGACACCATCTTCGCCGACGAGTTCGCGGGCAGCTGGAACCCCAACATGGTTGTCGagcccctcgacggcgaggacgtcacAAAGGGGATGCTGGCTTACATTACTATTGGTATTGAGGCGTAG
- a CDS encoding Major facilitator superfamily transporter, whose product MGASTPPPDSPRASRPSNVGDTARTRDSSATRVGPSFDAEKAQYPLGEESENRSNNGAAFFQDGPGRDEEAEGTRGRDDLLAAAARSSSRKQPEYTADGKRVMTEDECYHLLGYSWPAWKKWMLLSSIFAVQVSMNFNTSVYPSAVTPLSEAFHISEQAARTGQCAFLVLYAFGCELWAPWSEEFGRWKILQCSLFLVNMWQILAALAPNFGSIVVARALGGLSSAGGSVTLGMVADLYQPEEQQWAVLFVVLSSVFGTSVGPVVGGPIQKFLPWYWNFWIQLIFGAVVQFVHFFMPESRATIIMDREARRRRKSGEDTNIYGPNEVKKPRLSMHEFAITWMRPFEMFLREPIVLSCSLLSGFSDALIFTFQEGFTPVFNKWGFGTLQKAWAFIPINIGYVLAYISYVPWIIRDHRVMRAKGPDALAPERRLKWLLYLAPLETIGLFGFAWTSMGPPESHWIAPMIFSCLIAIANFAIYMSTVDYMIAAYGPYSASATGGNGFARDFLAGVAAMYSTPLYENIGDSRHTEYASTVLACLAFLVTIPVYLIYWKGPVIRERSKFAQSLNEDRRAKGGRRVVAAPEEQLEPKNI is encoded by the exons ATGGGGGCTTCTACACCACCTCCTGACAGCCCGCGGGCCTCCCGGCCAAGTAACGTCGGCGACACGGCCAGGACACGGGACAGCAGCGCGACGCGGGTCGGACCGAgcttcgacgccgagaaggcccAGTACCCGCTCGGTGAAGAGTCCGAGAACCGGTCCAACAACGgggccgccttcttccaaGACGGACCGGGCCGGGATGAGGAGGCCGAAGGAACCCGGGGCCGCGACGACctgctggcggcggcagcgaggagcagcagccgcaaACAGCCCGAGTACACCGCCGACGGGAAGCGGGTCATGACCGAGGACGAGTGCTACCACCTGCTCGGCTACTCTTGGCCGGCGTGGAAGAAGTGGATgctcctctcctccatcttcgcCGTCCAGGTCTCGATGAACTTCAACACCAGCGTCTACCCGAGCGCCGTCACCCCGCTCAGCGAGGCGTTCCACatcagcgagcaggccgcccGTACGGGCCAGTGCGCCTTTCTCGTCCTCTACGCCTTCGGCTGCGAGCTCTGGGCGCCTTGGAGCGAGGAGTTTGGGCGATGGAAGATCTTGCA GTGCTCTCTGTTCTTGGTCAACATGTGGCAGATCCTCGCCGCGTTGGCTCCCAACTTTGGtagcatcgtcgtcgcccgagcACTG GGCGGCCTCagctcggccggcggcagcgtcaCCCTCGGCATGGTCGCCGACCTCTACCAGCCCGAAGAACAGCAATGGgccgtcctcttcgtcgtcctctcgTCCGTCTTCGGCACCTCcgtcggccccgtcgtcggcggcccaATCCAAAAGTTCCTCCCCTGGTACTGGAATTTTTGGATCCAGCTcatcttcggcgccgtcgtccagtTCGTCCACTTCTTCATGCCCGAGAGCCgcgccaccatcatcatggaTCGGGAGgccaggcgccgccgcaAGTCCGGCGAGGACACCAACATCTACGGGCCCAACGAGGTTAAGAAGCCGCGCCTGTCTATGCACGAGTTCGCCATCACGTGGATGCGCCCCTTTGAGATGTTCCTCCGCGAGCCCATCGTGCTGTCGTGCTCTCTGCTTTCGGGGTTCTCCGACGCCTTGATCTTCACCTTCCAGGAGGGCTTCACTCCCGTCTTTAACAAGTGGGGGTTCGGAACCCTCCAGAAGGCCTGGGCCTTCATCCCCATCAACATCGGCTACGTTCTGGCGTACATCTCCTACGTCCCCTGGATCATCAGAGACCACCGCGTCATGAGGGCAAAGGGGCCCGACGCGCTGGCCCCCGAGCGCCGTCTGAAATGGCTTCTGTATCTCGCGCCCCTTGAGACGATCGGTCTCTTCGGCTTCGCCTGGACGTCGATGGGGCCGCCAGAGTCTCACTGGATCGCACCCATGATCTTCTCGTGCCTgatcgccatcgccaacttCGCCATCTACATGAGCACGGTGGACTACATGATCGCTGCCTATGGTCCGtactcggcctcggccaccggcggcaacggcttCGCCCGggacttcctcgccggcgtggcCGCCATGTACTCGACCCCCCTCTACGAGAACATCGGCGACTCCCGCCACACCGAGTACGCGAGCACCGTCCTCGCCTGCCTCGCTTTCTTGGTCACGATTCCGGTGTATCTCATCTACTGGAAGGGCCCTGTCATCCGGGAGAGGTCCAAGTTCGCGCAGTCTCTTAACGAGGATCGACGCGCCAaaggcggccgccgcgtGGTTGCGGCTCCCGAGGAGCAGCTGGAGCCGAAGAATATCTAA